The Beijerinckiaceae bacterium RH AL1 genome has a segment encoding these proteins:
- a CDS encoding Two component transcriptional regulator (ID:RHAL1_02545;~source:Prodigal:2.6) yields MHADRRGILLYEDDVALAEQIVAAFKDEGLAIAPAATRHDVTTAVESEAVSALIMDRMVGDVDSLTLLEELRGAGHRVPVVVISSLATVDERIRGLKAGGDDYLTKPFAMGELIARVEAVRRRADDDRRISLKVGPLAMDLIAKTVHRGARELDLLPREFSLLEYLMRNANQVVTRAMLLENVWHYNAAAQTNVVDVHVGNLRRKVDGEGEVKLINSVRGLGFRLDA; encoded by the coding sequence ATGCACGCCGACCGACGCGGCATCCTGCTGTACGAGGACGACGTCGCCCTCGCCGAACAGATCGTCGCCGCCTTCAAGGACGAGGGACTTGCCATCGCGCCGGCTGCCACACGTCACGACGTCACGACCGCCGTCGAGAGCGAGGCCGTCTCGGCGCTCATCATGGATCGCATGGTCGGCGACGTCGACAGCCTCACCTTGCTCGAGGAGCTGCGCGGTGCAGGACACCGGGTGCCCGTCGTGGTGATTTCCTCCCTCGCCACGGTCGACGAGCGGATCCGCGGGCTGAAGGCCGGCGGCGACGACTACCTGACGAAGCCCTTCGCGATGGGCGAGTTGATCGCCCGGGTCGAGGCGGTGCGGCGCCGCGCCGACGACGACCGCCGCATCAGTCTCAAGGTCGGCCCGCTCGCCATGGACCTCATCGCGAAGACCGTCCACCGCGGGGCTCGCGAGCTCGACCTGCTGCCGCGCGAGTTCAGCCTGCTCGAGTACCTGATGCGCAACGCCAACCAGGTGGTGACGCGCGCGATGCTGCTCGAGAACGTGTGGCACTACAATGCCGCCGCCCAGACAAATGTCGTCGACGTCCATGTCGGCAACCTTCGCCGCAAGGTCGATGGCGAGGGCGAGGTGAAGCTCATCAACAGCGTGCGTGGTCTTGGCTTCCGGCTCGACGCCTAG
- a CDS encoding Acetylornithine deacetylase (source:Prodigal:2.6;~ID:RHAL1_02543) — protein sequence MPLDAALVRRLTQAVADGFPAQVAHTQELVRFASTRGNEHAVQDHVFRTYRARGLAMERFEMDPAAIAAHPGGSKFSGTHSAAPIVVGIHRPREETGRSLILQAHVDVVPPGPADMWTHPPFDPVIEGDWMYGRGGADMKAGHAANLFALDALRAIGLQPAATVTMQSVVEEESTGNGALMTHLRGYRADAVLIPEPQAETLTRANVGVLWFEVEVRGRPTHVREMGEGANAIDAAYRVVGALRELEARWNARKPDHPVFAEEAKPINLNIGKIEGGDWASSVPAWCRLECRISNYPGVSAAEAAREIEQAVAAFARDDALLSNNPPRVTFNGFFAEGYVLEPGSDAEAVLARAHETATGAPLRSAISLAYLDTRVYALYDKVPALCYGPTSEGIHGFDERVSLASLQRITTAIALFVAEWCGVEPIA from the coding sequence ATGCCGCTCGATGCCGCGCTCGTCCGGCGCCTCACGCAAGCCGTCGCCGACGGCTTCCCCGCGCAGGTCGCGCATACGCAGGAGTTGGTCCGCTTCGCCTCGACGCGCGGCAACGAGCACGCGGTGCAGGACCACGTCTTCCGCACCTATCGCGCGCGCGGGCTCGCCATGGAGCGGTTCGAGATGGACCCCGCGGCGATCGCCGCGCATCCCGGCGGCTCCAAGTTCAGCGGCACGCACTCGGCGGCGCCGATCGTCGTCGGCATCCATCGCCCGCGCGAGGAGACGGGACGCTCGCTGATCCTGCAGGCGCATGTCGACGTCGTGCCGCCGGGTCCCGCCGACATGTGGACGCATCCGCCCTTCGATCCGGTGATCGAGGGCGATTGGATGTACGGCCGCGGCGGCGCCGACATGAAGGCCGGGCATGCCGCCAACCTCTTCGCGCTCGACGCGCTGCGCGCCATCGGCCTGCAGCCCGCCGCGACGGTGACGATGCAGTCCGTGGTCGAGGAGGAATCGACCGGCAACGGGGCGCTGATGACGCATCTGCGCGGCTATCGCGCCGATGCCGTGCTGATCCCCGAGCCCCAGGCCGAGACCCTCACCCGCGCCAACGTCGGGGTGCTGTGGTTCGAGGTCGAGGTGCGCGGGCGGCCGACGCATGTGCGCGAGATGGGCGAGGGCGCGAATGCCATCGACGCCGCCTACCGCGTGGTCGGCGCGCTGCGCGAGCTCGAGGCGCGGTGGAACGCGCGCAAGCCCGACCATCCCGTGTTCGCCGAGGAGGCAAAGCCGATCAACCTCAACATCGGCAAGATCGAGGGCGGCGACTGGGCGTCGTCGGTGCCGGCGTGGTGCAGGCTCGAGTGTCGCATCTCGAACTACCCCGGCGTCTCGGCGGCCGAGGCGGCGCGCGAGATCGAGCAGGCCGTCGCCGCCTTCGCCCGCGACGACGCGCTCCTCTCTAACAACCCGCCGCGCGTCACCTTCAACGGCTTCTTCGCCGAAGGCTACGTTCTGGAGCCGGGGTCGGACGCCGAGGCGGTCCTCGCGCGGGCGCATGAGACGGCCACGGGTGCGCCGCTGCGCAGCGCGATCTCGCTCGCCTACCTCGATACCCGCGTCTACGCGCTCTACGACAAGGTGCCGGCCCTCTGCTACGGCCCGACCAGCGAGGGCATCCACGGCTTCGACGAGCGCGTCAGCCTCGCCTCGCTGCAGCGCATCACCACGGCGATCGCGCTGTTCGTCGCCGAATGGTGCGGCGTCGAGCCCATCGCCTGA
- a CDS encoding RND transporter (ID:RHAL1_02547;~source:Prodigal:2.6), with the protein MLAIVRIALSRPYTFVVMAMLILIFGVMAWKKTPTDIFPNIGIPVVSAVWTYNGLPPDEMSGRIIYYYERTLSSQVNDIQHIESQSLSGYGVVKVFFQPTVDINTAIAQITAASQTVLKLLPPGVTPPYVLVFNASSVPILQLALSSTTVSQTALADVAQNFIRPQLATVAGAAVPSPYGGKVRQVQVDLDPKKLEAYRVSATAVTNALAQENLITPVGTQKIGEFEYVVALNDAPKAIAELNDLPIKSVDHTVVYIRDVAFVHDGSPPQTNIVHVDGKNAVLMTIQKAGSASTLDVINGVKALLPKIEAGLPPGIVLTAVGDQSAFVNEAVSGVLREGIIAAALTGLMILVFLGSWRSTLIITISIPLAILFSVAVLSVLGETINVMTLGGLALAVGILVDDATVTIENINWHLEQGKATRDAIMDGARQIVLPATVSLLCICIVFVPMFSLGGVAGFLFKPMAEAVIFALIGSYILSRTLVPTIANYLLKAHDPHEAHGAKPSRNPLVRFQRGFERRFEALRSIYRSLLIMAMGASWRFVAGFLVVVAVSFALAPYLGQNFFPPVQSPQIKLHVRAPTGTRIEQTAKLVHQVEDVLRDLVPPHGIESIVDNIGMPISGINVAYGNSGTIGVEDTDILVTLANDLAPRTRELVNEMRAKLPAAFPGTSFAFLPADIVSQILNFGLPAPIDVQVIGNKAKENRAYADRIYRKIARVPGIADARIQQVFNNPTMAVNVDRSFASQIGLTEQEVTRNLQVSLAGSMQTQPTFWLNPKTGVSYPISVQTPQYWIKSMSDLGNVQVDGANGVMPLAAAASFERGATPAIVSHYNVQPTIDIYATTHGRDLGAVAADIQKVLDETARDVPPGSTVVLRGQVTTMTAAYTQLIEGLALAVVLIYLLIVVNFQSWLDPFVIVSALPAALAGIVWMLFLSHTTLSVPALTGAIMCMGVATANSILVVSFAREQLASGLSPLDAAIEAGFTRFRPVLMTALAMIIGMLPMSLSVDQNAPLGRAVIGGLICSTIATLLFVPVVFKMVHARSGTTEKDAEPTHGALAAHA; encoded by the coding sequence ATGCTGGCGATCGTTCGTATAGCGCTGTCGCGCCCCTACACGTTCGTCGTCATGGCGATGCTGATCCTGATCTTCGGGGTCATGGCGTGGAAGAAGACGCCGACCGACATCTTCCCGAACATCGGCATCCCGGTCGTCAGCGCGGTGTGGACCTACAACGGCCTGCCGCCCGACGAGATGTCCGGCCGCATCATCTACTACTACGAGCGGACGCTCAGCTCGCAGGTCAACGACATCCAGCACATCGAGTCGCAGTCGCTGTCCGGCTACGGCGTCGTGAAGGTGTTCTTCCAGCCGACCGTCGACATCAACACCGCGATCGCCCAGATCACCGCCGCCTCGCAGACCGTGCTGAAGCTGCTGCCGCCGGGCGTCACGCCGCCTTACGTGCTGGTCTTCAACGCCTCGAGCGTGCCGATCCTCCAGCTCGCGCTCTCCAGCACGACCGTATCGCAGACGGCGCTCGCCGACGTGGCGCAGAACTTCATCCGGCCGCAGCTCGCGACCGTCGCCGGCGCGGCGGTGCCGTCGCCCTACGGCGGCAAGGTCCGCCAGGTCCAGGTCGATCTCGATCCGAAGAAGCTCGAGGCCTACCGGGTGTCGGCGACCGCCGTGACGAACGCGCTCGCCCAGGAGAATCTCATCACGCCGGTCGGCACGCAGAAGATCGGCGAGTTCGAGTATGTCGTCGCCCTCAACGATGCGCCGAAGGCCATCGCCGAGCTTAACGACCTGCCGATCAAGAGCGTCGACCACACCGTCGTCTACATCCGCGACGTCGCGTTCGTGCACGACGGCAGCCCGCCGCAGACCAACATCGTCCACGTCGACGGCAAGAACGCCGTGCTGATGACGATCCAGAAGGCAGGCTCCGCCTCGACGCTCGACGTCATCAACGGCGTCAAGGCGCTCCTGCCGAAGATCGAGGCCGGGCTTCCGCCGGGCATCGTGCTGACCGCCGTCGGCGACCAGTCCGCCTTCGTCAACGAGGCGGTGTCGGGCGTGCTGCGCGAGGGCATCATCGCCGCCGCGCTCACCGGCCTGATGATCCTCGTCTTCCTCGGCAGCTGGCGCTCGACGCTCATCATCACGATCTCGATTCCGCTCGCCATCCTGTTCTCGGTCGCCGTGCTCTCGGTGCTCGGCGAGACGATCAACGTGATGACGCTGGGCGGCCTGGCGCTCGCGGTCGGCATCCTCGTCGACGACGCGACGGTGACGATCGAGAACATCAACTGGCATCTCGAGCAGGGCAAGGCGACGCGCGACGCGATCATGGACGGCGCGCGCCAGATCGTGCTGCCGGCGACGGTGTCGCTTCTATGCATCTGCATCGTCTTCGTGCCGATGTTCAGCCTCGGCGGCGTCGCCGGCTTCCTGTTCAAGCCGATGGCCGAGGCGGTGATCTTCGCCCTTATCGGCTCCTACATCCTGTCGCGGACGCTCGTTCCGACCATCGCCAACTACCTGCTGAAGGCGCACGATCCGCACGAGGCGCACGGCGCGAAGCCGTCGCGCAATCCCCTTGTCCGCTTCCAGCGCGGCTTCGAGCGCCGCTTCGAGGCGCTGCGGTCGATCTATCGCTCGCTCCTGATCATGGCGATGGGCGCGAGCTGGCGCTTCGTTGCGGGGTTCCTCGTCGTGGTCGCGGTGTCGTTCGCGCTGGCCCCCTACCTCGGCCAGAACTTCTTCCCGCCGGTCCAGTCGCCGCAGATCAAGCTGCACGTGCGGGCGCCGACCGGGACGCGTATCGAGCAGACGGCAAAGCTCGTCCACCAGGTCGAGGATGTCCTGCGCGACCTGGTGCCGCCGCACGGCATCGAGTCCATCGTCGACAATATCGGGATGCCGATTTCCGGCATCAACGTCGCCTACGGCAACTCCGGCACGATCGGCGTCGAGGACACCGACATCCTCGTCACCCTCGCCAACGACCTCGCGCCGCGGACGCGCGAGCTCGTCAACGAGATGCGCGCCAAGCTGCCGGCGGCGTTTCCGGGCACGTCCTTCGCCTTCCTGCCGGCCGACATCGTCAGCCAGATCCTGAACTTCGGCCTGCCGGCGCCGATCGACGTGCAGGTGATCGGCAACAAGGCGAAGGAGAACCGCGCCTACGCCGATCGCATCTACCGCAAGATCGCGCGGGTGCCGGGCATCGCCGACGCCCGCATCCAGCAGGTCTTCAACAATCCGACGATGGCGGTGAACGTCGACCGATCGTTCGCGAGCCAGATCGGGCTGACAGAGCAGGAGGTCACGCGCAACCTGCAGGTCTCGCTCGCCGGCAGCATGCAGACCCAGCCGACCTTCTGGTTGAACCCCAAGACGGGCGTGTCGTACCCCATCTCCGTGCAGACGCCGCAATACTGGATCAAGTCCATGAGCGATCTCGGGAACGTGCAGGTCGACGGCGCGAACGGCGTGATGCCGCTGGCCGCGGCCGCCTCGTTCGAGCGCGGCGCGACGCCGGCGATCGTCTCGCACTACAACGTGCAGCCGACGATCGACATCTACGCAACGACCCACGGGCGCGATCTCGGCGCGGTCGCCGCCGACATCCAGAAGGTGCTCGACGAGACCGCCAGGGACGTGCCGCCCGGCTCGACCGTCGTGCTGCGCGGCCAGGTCACCACGATGACGGCGGCCTACACGCAGCTGATCGAGGGCCTCGCGCTCGCCGTCGTGCTCATCTACCTGCTCATCGTCGTCAACTTCCAGTCCTGGCTCGACCCCTTCGTCATCGTCAGCGCACTGCCGGCGGCGCTCGCCGGGATCGTGTGGATGCTGTTCCTCTCGCACACGACGCTGTCCGTGCCGGCGCTGACGGGCGCGATCATGTGCATGGGCGTGGCGACGGCGAACTCCATCCTGGTCGTCAGCTTCGCGCGCGAGCAGCTGGCGAGCGGCCTCTCGCCGCTCGATGCCGCCATCGAGGCCGGCTTCACGCGCTTCCGCCCGGTGCTGATGACGGCGCTCGCAATGATCATCGGCATGCTGCCGATGTCCCTCAGCGTCGACCAGAACGCGCCGCTCGGCCGCGCGGTCATCGGCGGCCTGATCTGCTCGACGATCGCCACCCTGCTCTTCGTGCCCGTCGTCTTCAAGATGGTGCATGCGCGCTCGGGCACGACCGAAAAGGACGCCGAGCCAACCCATGGAGCCCTCGCCGCGCATGCCTGA
- a CDS encoding hypothetical protein (ID:RHAL1_02549;~conserved protein of unknown function;~source:Prodigal:2.6) — protein sequence MTSGGRLGLVAVAALLTAGCELAPAYTPPQLALPATFKEGDRLRAAQPSDQMPRGLWWTAFKDRTLDTLEPQVDDANQTLGVAFANYQLAQTQVAHAQAGLYPTLDQVSQFTTNRQSDHRTYRGPLPDNEPDHYGDNRLAVQSSYEVDLWGRVRDTIKANQFDAESQKALLENVRLSLHAQLAHYYVSLRGLDRDLRLLQDTTKTYRDALTLTENRYEGKIASPMDVERAKAELQTAQALTDEDLARRAILEHAIATLVGKPASSFSIPQAPTALTPPRGPTVAPSSLLERRPDIAAAERQVAAANEGIGIAKTAYYPRFFLNLYFGTEDRGVHLLDLANELYTIGPSITIPIFDGGARDADLRAAYARRDQTIAQYRQTILQAVQEVEDSLAVQYHLSREGKKIDAAVTAEKKVLDLSLTLYRDGATAYLDVVTAQQALLAQQRTTLALLTRRLDAAVSLFVALGGDWTVAEKAAANKPS from the coding sequence ATGACGTCCGGCGGCCGCCTGGGTCTCGTCGCCGTCGCGGCGCTGCTGACGGCGGGCTGCGAGCTGGCGCCGGCCTACACGCCGCCTCAGCTGGCGCTTCCCGCCACCTTCAAGGAAGGCGACAGGCTGCGTGCCGCGCAACCCAGCGATCAGATGCCGCGCGGCCTGTGGTGGACCGCCTTCAAGGACCGCACGCTCGACACGCTCGAGCCGCAGGTCGACGACGCCAACCAGACGCTCGGCGTCGCCTTCGCGAACTACCAGCTCGCCCAGACGCAGGTGGCGCACGCGCAGGCCGGCCTCTATCCGACGCTCGACCAGGTCTCGCAATTCACGACCAACCGGCAGTCGGACCACCGCACCTACCGCGGCCCGCTGCCGGACAACGAACCCGACCACTACGGCGACAATCGCCTCGCGGTGCAGTCGAGCTACGAGGTAGATCTGTGGGGCCGCGTCCGCGACACCATCAAGGCCAACCAATTCGACGCGGAATCGCAGAAGGCCCTACTCGAGAACGTGCGGCTCAGCCTGCATGCGCAGCTCGCGCACTACTACGTCTCGCTGCGCGGGCTCGATCGCGATCTCCGGCTGCTGCAGGACACCACCAAGACCTACCGCGACGCGCTGACGCTGACGGAGAACCGGTACGAGGGCAAGATCGCCTCGCCGATGGACGTCGAGCGGGCGAAGGCCGAGCTGCAGACCGCGCAGGCGCTGACCGACGAGGACCTCGCGCGACGCGCGATCCTCGAACATGCGATCGCCACGCTCGTCGGCAAGCCGGCTTCGTCGTTCTCGATCCCGCAGGCGCCGACGGCGCTGACGCCGCCGCGCGGCCCGACGGTCGCGCCGTCGTCGCTGCTCGAGCGGCGCCCCGACATCGCAGCGGCCGAGCGCCAGGTGGCGGCCGCCAACGAGGGCATCGGCATCGCGAAGACCGCCTACTATCCGCGCTTCTTCCTCAATCTCTACTTCGGCACGGAAGACCGCGGCGTCCATCTGCTCGATCTCGCCAACGAGCTCTATACGATCGGGCCGTCGATCACGATCCCGATCTTCGACGGCGGCGCCAGAGACGCGGATCTGCGAGCCGCCTATGCCAGGCGCGACCAGACGATCGCGCAGTATCGGCAGACCATCCTCCAGGCCGTGCAGGAGGTCGAGGATTCGCTCGCCGTGCAGTACCATCTGTCGCGCGAGGGAAAGAAGATCGATGCCGCCGTGACGGCGGAAAAGAAGGTGCTCGACCTGTCGCTGACGCTCTACCGCGACGGCGCCACGGCCTACCTCGACGTCGTCACCGCGCAGCAGGCGCTGCTCGCGCAGCAGCGCACGACGCTCGCCCTGCTGACGCGGCGCCTCGATGCCGCGGTGTCGCTGTTCGTCGCGCTCGGCGGCGACTGGACCGTCGCGGAGAAAGCGGCCGCCAACAAGCCGTCGTGA
- a CDS encoding Integral membrane sensor signal transduction histidine kinase (ID:RHAL1_02546;~source:Prodigal:2.6), giving the protein MASGSTPRAIASIVRSGPFKVALVFAGAVTITTYVLLALIYLNFASSNERLVSGIFENEILTTENTPIDQLKRQLSLRLTQDIRMLDYVGLYDADGRMTFGNVAPEIHVPLDGKAHLIYARPLNPDETGPEKALFVAVRRRDGGVLVLGRSLVYADELQASMLRGAAWALAPVVLLALLTGAIVSLRASKRLAELRDAINRVMQGDLHARLPARGTTDDIDALVRSVNQMLDEIVRLLQQIKSVGDNIAHDLRAPLAVMRARLERGLAGSSEEQLRELTSEALGDLQRAMTTVTALLRISELEGGLRRSAFDAVDLALVCRDAHELYEPLAEAKGVSLTLEAPHPVPVTGDGDLLREALANLVDNAVKFTPAGGRVAIVCGGPEALVRVADTGPGIAPGERDKIHKRFYRAQGTRHVPGVGLGLSMATTIVEMHGFGLRIGDNDPGSIFDITAAPTPTPSSSVTLPTRKAPVTA; this is encoded by the coding sequence TTGGCTTCCGGCTCGACGCCTAGGGCGATAGCCTCGATCGTCCGATCGGGCCCCTTCAAGGTCGCCCTCGTCTTCGCTGGCGCGGTGACGATCACGACCTACGTCCTGCTCGCGCTCATCTACCTCAACTTCGCCTCCTCGAACGAGCGGCTGGTGAGCGGCATCTTCGAGAACGAGATCCTCACCACCGAGAACACGCCGATCGACCAGCTGAAGCGGCAGCTTTCGCTGCGGCTGACGCAGGACATCCGGATGCTCGACTACGTCGGGCTCTATGATGCCGACGGACGCATGACCTTCGGCAACGTCGCGCCGGAGATCCACGTCCCCCTGGACGGCAAGGCCCACCTCATCTACGCGCGGCCGCTGAACCCCGACGAGACCGGGCCGGAAAAGGCCTTGTTCGTCGCCGTCCGTCGGCGCGACGGCGGCGTCCTCGTGCTGGGTCGCAGCCTGGTCTATGCGGACGAGCTGCAGGCCTCGATGCTCAGAGGCGCGGCCTGGGCGCTCGCGCCTGTGGTCCTGCTGGCGCTGCTCACCGGCGCGATCGTCAGCCTGCGTGCCTCGAAGCGGCTGGCCGAGCTCCGCGACGCCATCAACCGCGTGATGCAGGGCGACCTCCACGCCAGGCTTCCGGCCCGCGGCACCACCGACGACATCGACGCGCTGGTCCGCTCGGTGAACCAAATGCTCGACGAGATCGTCCGCCTCCTGCAGCAGATCAAGAGCGTCGGCGACAACATCGCCCACGACCTGCGCGCCCCACTCGCGGTGATGCGGGCGCGCCTCGAGCGCGGGCTCGCCGGCTCGTCGGAAGAACAGCTGCGCGAGCTGACGAGCGAGGCGCTCGGCGATCTCCAGCGCGCCATGACGACGGTGACCGCCCTCCTCCGCATCTCCGAGCTGGAGGGCGGCCTGCGGCGCAGCGCCTTCGACGCGGTCGACCTCGCCCTCGTGTGTCGCGATGCCCACGAGCTCTACGAGCCGCTCGCCGAGGCGAAGGGCGTCAGCCTCACCCTCGAGGCGCCGCACCCCGTGCCCGTGACAGGGGACGGCGATCTCCTGCGCGAGGCTTTGGCCAACCTCGTCGACAATGCCGTGAAGTTCACGCCGGCCGGCGGCCGCGTCGCGATCGTCTGCGGCGGCCCGGAGGCGCTGGTCAGGGTCGCGGACACCGGGCCCGGCATCGCGCCTGGCGAGCGCGACAAGATCCACAAGCGCTTCTACCGCGCGCAGGGGACGCGCCACGTGCCCGGCGTCGGGCTCGGGCTCAGCATGGCGACGACGATCGTCGAGATGCACGGCTTCGGATTGCGGATCGGCGACAATGATCCCGGCAGCATCTTCGATATAACGGCCGCACCGACCCCGACACCGTCAAGTTCTGTCACATTACCGACAAGAAAGGCGCCAGTGACGGCCTGA
- a CDS encoding LysR family transcriptional regulator (ID:RHAL1_02544;~source:Prodigal:2.6) produces MTSGRIETSAAQPVRAALAALVGTSIEWYDFYVYATASALVFGPLFFSNQSAFVGTLASFGTFAAGFFARPIGGLVFGRFGDRFGRKKALVVTLLMMGVATIAIGLLPTYAVVGAWAPVALVALRLLQGVAVGGEWGGAVLLAAEHAPKGRSMFFASFAQLGSPAGLILSLLAFRAAGLLDPKTFLAWGWRLPFLASVVMLVIGFVIRLRVAETPEFERIAAEERAARAPIGEALRTSLTPIVLATGANTIGIASVYLFNTFMIAYATKDLGLPRATILDALFVAAVVQFIVQPIGARLAEAIGNELLFLQLALVWAMLAPYALFHLVDTGHFWMIALGLGLNVVGSATFYAVVAGYLAGCFPTRVRYTSISIAYQFCGAIAGGLTPLVGTLLVHAFPGHWWPIAAFATAMAALSFVCVTAMAPFRRLQRASDAAFFD; encoded by the coding sequence GTGACGAGCGGGCGGATTGAAACAAGCGCGGCCCAGCCGGTGCGCGCGGCGCTCGCCGCGCTCGTCGGCACCTCGATCGAATGGTACGATTTCTACGTCTACGCGACCGCGTCGGCCCTCGTCTTCGGTCCGCTGTTCTTCTCCAACCAGTCGGCCTTCGTCGGCACGCTCGCGTCGTTCGGGACCTTCGCGGCCGGATTTTTTGCGCGACCGATCGGCGGCCTGGTGTTCGGCCGCTTCGGCGATCGCTTCGGCCGCAAGAAGGCGCTCGTCGTCACCCTCCTCATGATGGGCGTCGCGACGATCGCGATCGGCCTCCTGCCGACCTACGCGGTGGTGGGCGCATGGGCGCCGGTCGCGCTCGTCGCGCTGCGCCTCCTGCAGGGCGTCGCGGTCGGCGGGGAGTGGGGCGGCGCGGTCCTGCTGGCGGCGGAGCACGCGCCGAAGGGGCGCAGCATGTTCTTCGCGTCCTTCGCGCAGCTCGGCAGCCCCGCGGGCCTGATCCTCTCCCTGCTCGCCTTCCGCGCCGCCGGCCTGCTCGACCCGAAGACTTTCCTCGCCTGGGGCTGGCGGCTTCCGTTCCTCGCCAGCGTCGTCATGCTGGTCATCGGCTTCGTCATCCGCTTGCGCGTCGCCGAGACGCCGGAGTTCGAGCGCATCGCCGCCGAGGAGCGGGCGGCGCGTGCGCCCATCGGCGAGGCGCTGCGCACGTCGCTCACGCCGATCGTTCTGGCGACCGGCGCCAACACCATCGGGATCGCCTCGGTCTATCTCTTCAACACGTTCATGATCGCCTACGCGACGAAGGACCTCGGCCTGCCGCGCGCCACCATCCTCGATGCGCTCTTCGTTGCCGCCGTCGTGCAATTCATCGTGCAGCCGATCGGCGCGCGGCTTGCCGAGGCGATCGGCAACGAGCTCCTGTTCCTGCAGCTCGCCCTGGTCTGGGCGATGCTCGCGCCGTATGCGCTCTTCCACCTCGTCGACACCGGCCATTTCTGGATGATCGCGCTCGGCCTCGGCCTCAATGTCGTCGGCTCGGCAACCTTCTATGCCGTCGTCGCCGGCTATCTCGCCGGCTGCTTCCCGACGCGGGTGCGCTACACCTCGATCTCGATCGCCTACCAGTTCTGCGGTGCCATCGCGGGCGGCCTCACGCCGCTCGTCGGCACGTTGCTGGTCCACGCCTTTCCCGGCCACTGGTGGCCGATCGCCGCCTTCGCCACCGCCATGGCCGCCCTGTCCTTCGTCTGCGTCACCGCCATGGCGCCGTTCCGCCGCCTGCAGCGCGCCAGCGACGCAGCCTTCTTCGATTGA
- a CDS encoding hypothetical protein (ID:RHAL1_02548;~conserved protein of unknown function;~source:Prodigal:2.6), with amino-acid sequence MEPSPRMPEPATSHHDTPEPSARHDAPPRRLKVGRYLVLAALVLGAAAAYGILERDRSEAELVQWTNERAIANVDLVTPQHATLDRHLALPADVAAFYTAPIHARVNGYVKMWYFDIGAKVKAGDVLARVDTPELDQQYEQAKGELAKAKADYDLALLTANRWEALRASQAVSRQTADEKAGDAQARKAEVFAAQAHVDRVKAMEDFKVIVAPFAGIITARRIDVGALVSATNADAKGLFELAATDRMRVYVRVPQIDSADMRKGLKVTLTLPQYPGRKFEGVIDTTSSAISDTSRALLVEAIFPNPDGVLAPGAYAQARFDLPLDPHKLVIPASALIFRNEAPEVAVVKDGEVKLTPVTVLVDLGNQIEISTGLSENDKIVKSPEDAIETGDKVRVQTIDGKKAGAAPGAVSDKDAAPGSTHEARK; translated from the coding sequence ATGGAGCCCTCGCCGCGCATGCCTGAGCCCGCGACGTCGCATCACGACACCCCCGAGCCGTCCGCGCGCCACGACGCGCCGCCGCGCCGGCTGAAGGTCGGCCGCTACCTCGTGCTGGCCGCCCTCGTGCTCGGCGCCGCCGCGGCCTACGGCATCCTCGAGCGCGATCGCTCGGAGGCCGAGCTGGTGCAATGGACGAACGAGCGCGCGATCGCCAACGTCGATCTCGTGACGCCGCAGCACGCGACGCTGGACCGGCACTTGGCGCTGCCGGCCGACGTTGCCGCCTTCTACACCGCGCCCATTCACGCGCGGGTGAACGGCTACGTAAAGATGTGGTATTTCGACATCGGCGCGAAGGTTAAGGCCGGCGACGTACTTGCGAGAGTCGACACGCCCGAGCTCGATCAGCAGTATGAGCAGGCGAAGGGCGAGCTCGCTAAAGCCAAGGCCGACTACGACCTGGCCCTCCTCACGGCCAATCGATGGGAGGCGTTGCGGGCCTCGCAGGCGGTTTCGCGGCAGACGGCGGATGAGAAGGCTGGAGATGCTCAGGCGCGAAAGGCAGAAGTCTTTGCCGCGCAGGCTCACGTCGACCGCGTCAAGGCCATGGAGGACTTCAAGGTCATCGTCGCACCCTTCGCCGGCATCATCACCGCGCGCCGGATCGATGTCGGCGCGCTCGTGTCCGCGACGAACGCCGACGCCAAGGGCCTCTTCGAGCTCGCCGCGACGGACCGCATGCGCGTCTACGTCCGCGTGCCGCAGATCGACTCCGCCGACATGCGCAAGGGCCTCAAGGTGACGCTGACCTTGCCGCAATATCCCGGTCGCAAGTTCGAAGGCGTGATCGACACCACGTCGAGCGCGATCTCGGACACCTCGCGCGCGCTCCTTGTCGAGGCGATCTTCCCCAATCCCGACGGGGTGCTTGCGCCCGGCGCCTATGCGCAGGCGCGCTTCGATCTGCCGCTCGACCCGCACAAGCTGGTCATCCCGGCGAGCGCCCTGATCTTCCGCAACGAGGCGCCCGAGGTGGCGGTCGTGAAGGACGGCGAGGTCAAGCTCACGCCGGTCACCGTTCTCGTCGACCTCGGCAACCAGATCGAGATCTCGACCGGCCTCAGCGAGAACGACAAGATCGTCAAGAGCCCCGAGGACGCGATCGAGACCGGCGACAAGGTCCGTGTGCAAACGATCGACGGAAAGAAGGCCGGCGCCGCACCCGGCGCCGTGTCCGACAAGGACGCCGCGCCGGGCTCGACGCACGAGGCCCGGAAATGA